A window of Candidatus Binatia bacterium contains these coding sequences:
- a CDS encoding type II toxin-antitoxin system VapC family toxin, producing the protein MIIDTTILVDLLRGSTKARTFLGRVPPAERMVSAVTVAELVEGCRSRREVAVLDRELHLYKIVWIDEPQSQLADRWHRRFRLSKGIGYLDCLIGAAAFCSSATLATLNEKHFRILPGMSVSRPY; encoded by the coding sequence ATGATTATCGACACGACCATCCTGGTGGACCTGCTGCGCGGCTCGACGAAGGCGAGGACTTTTCTCGGCCGCGTACCCCCTGCGGAGAGGATGGTTTCTGCCGTCACGGTAGCGGAGCTCGTCGAGGGTTGCCGCAGCCGCCGAGAGGTTGCAGTACTGGATCGAGAGCTTCATCTATACAAGATCGTCTGGATCGACGAACCACAATCGCAGCTCGCTGATCGTTGGCACCGCCGCTTCCGACTGAGCAAGGGCATCGGCTACCTCGATTGCCTGATCGGCGCCGCCGCGTTCTGTTCGTCCGCGACGTTGGCAACGCTCAATGAGAAGCACTTCCGCATCCTGCCCGGCATGTCCGTCTCCCGGCCATACTGA